The Flavobacterium praedii genome window below encodes:
- a CDS encoding lysophospholipid acyltransferase family protein, producing MSQWDGKSKGTVLGYKIFVFFIKNVGVKSAYLILYFVASYYFIFLKKSNASIFYYFRKRLGYSYFKSKRMVFNSYYTFGQTIIDKIAIGAGLKSKFTYEHEGREILIKLLEEKKGGVLISAHIGNFEIAEHFFSELDVNFQINLVTTDLEHSTIKKYLESITEKPTINFILISNDMSHIFEINSALARNELVCFTGDRYFEGVKALSDNLLGEEALFPSGPFLIASRLKVPVVFVYVMKEPNLHYHLYTIEAKVKHRDEKGLLREYTQSLESMIKKYPLQWFNYFDFWNQIED from the coding sequence ATGAGTCAATGGGATGGAAAATCTAAAGGCACTGTTTTAGGATATAAAATCTTTGTTTTTTTTATAAAAAATGTAGGAGTCAAATCAGCTTATCTCATTCTTTATTTTGTTGCTAGCTATTATTTTATTTTTCTAAAAAAAAGTAATGCCTCCATCTTTTATTACTTTAGGAAAAGACTGGGGTATTCCTATTTTAAATCAAAAAGAATGGTTTTTAATAGTTATTACACTTTTGGGCAAACGATTATAGATAAAATTGCTATTGGTGCCGGATTGAAAAGTAAGTTTACTTATGAGCATGAAGGAAGAGAAATTCTAATCAAACTTTTGGAAGAAAAAAAAGGAGGTGTTCTTATTAGTGCCCATATTGGAAATTTTGAAATAGCAGAACATTTTTTTAGTGAGTTAGATGTTAATTTTCAAATAAATCTGGTCACTACCGATTTGGAGCATTCGACCATTAAAAAATATCTAGAAAGTATTACCGAAAAGCCCACAATAAATTTTATACTCATTAGTAATGATATGTCTCATATTTTTGAAATTAATTCGGCTCTAGCAAGAAATGAATTAGTTTGTTTTACAGGAGACAGATATTTTGAGGGAGTAAAAGCATTAAGCGACAATCTATTAGGTGAGGAAGCTCTTTTTCCATCAGGTCCGTTTCTAATTGCCTCTCGATTAAAAGTTCCGGTTGTTTTTGTATATGTCATGAAGGAACCCAATTTGCATTATCATCTTTATACGATTGAAGCCAAAGTTAAACATCGTGATGAAAAAGGATTGTTGAGAGAATATACTCAAAGCCTTGAAAGTATGATTAAAAAATACCCATTGCAATGGTTTAATTATTTTGATTTCTGGAATCAAATCGAAGATTAA
- a CDS encoding phosphopantetheine-binding protein, with translation MNKEAIVAKINGFLIDEFEVDGDDIQSDAILKDTLGLDSLDYVDLVVSIESNFGVKLVEADFVGVSTFQTFYDVIENKLKLKA, from the coding sequence ATGAACAAGGAAGCAATCGTAGCGAAAATTAATGGTTTTTTAATTGATGAATTTGAGGTGGATGGTGATGATATTCAGTCAGATGCTATATTAAAAGATACTTTAGGATTGGATAGTTTAGACTATGTTGATCTAGTTGTTTCGATAGAATCGAACTTTGGTGTAAAATTAGTAGAGGCTGATTTTGTTGGTGTTTCTACATTTCAAACTTTTTATGATGTAATAGAAAACAAACTAAAACTTAAAGCATAA
- a CDS encoding dialkylrecorsinol condensing enzyme DarA, translated as MKNVLVIYYSQSGQLESIARNIAKPLLDSDNVNVFFHEIQLEKPFPFPWDNEAFFGAFPETFLQIPAPLLPVSKEIMNTKFDLILLNYQVWYLTPSIPINSFLKSSEAKILLNNTPVVTINGSRNMWIMAQEKVKGLLKLNNASLKGNIALVDRAGNLISVITIVEWMFSGIKKKYLGIFPLPGVSDKDINESSKFGAVILSNLKQNSLDNLQSELISIDAVRVSSYLVTVDRTANKIFNKWSNLIIKKGESRKTWLKVFKVYLLLAIWLISPIVYILHILTYPLKIQKIRKELEYYKGVN; from the coding sequence ATGAAAAACGTCCTCGTAATCTACTATTCTCAATCGGGACAATTGGAGTCTATTGCTAGAAATATTGCAAAACCACTTTTAGATTCTGACAACGTAAATGTTTTTTTTCATGAAATTCAATTAGAAAAGCCTTTTCCATTTCCATGGGATAATGAAGCTTTTTTTGGTGCTTTTCCTGAAACATTTTTGCAAATTCCTGCGCCACTTTTGCCAGTTTCCAAAGAAATAATGAACACAAAATTTGACTTAATTCTTTTGAATTATCAAGTTTGGTATTTAACACCATCTATTCCTATAAATTCTTTTTTGAAAAGTTCCGAAGCTAAAATTTTATTGAATAATACCCCAGTTGTTACCATAAATGGTTCAAGAAACATGTGGATTATGGCTCAGGAAAAAGTCAAAGGATTATTAAAACTTAATAATGCATCGCTTAAAGGAAATATAGCATTGGTAGACAGAGCGGGTAATTTAATTAGTGTTATTACTATTGTAGAGTGGATGTTTTCAGGAATAAAAAAGAAATATCTTGGTATTTTTCCTTTACCTGGAGTTTCAGATAAAGATATTAATGAATCTTCGAAGTTTGGAGCTGTAATTTTATCGAATTTGAAACAAAATAGTTTAGATAATTTACAATCAGAATTAATTAGTATTGATGCAGTTAGGGTTAGTTCTTATTTGGTAACGGTTGATAGAACTGCAAATAAGATTTTTAATAAATGGTCTAATTTGATCATAAAAAAGGGAGAATCTAGAAAAACTTGGTTGAAAGTTTTTAAAGTGTATTTGTTACTAGCTATTTGGTTAATCTCACCAATAGTTTATATATTGCACATTCTTACTTATCCATTAAAGATCCAAAAAATAAGAAAAGAATTAGAATATTATAAAGGAGTAAATTAG